A genomic stretch from Limnobacter thiooxidans includes:
- the rpmF gene encoding 50S ribosomal protein L32, whose translation MAVQQNKKSPSKRGMHRSHQNLTAPTLSADSSSGETHLRHHISPNGMYRGKKVVKTKADE comes from the coding sequence ATGGCCGTTCAACAGAACAAAAAATCACCTTCCAAGCGTGGCATGCACCGCTCACACCAGAACCTGACAGCGCCGACCTTGTCTGCTGATTCTTCTTCTGGTGAAACACATCTGCGCCACCACATCAGCCCCAACGGCATGTATCGTGGCAAGAAAGTTGTAAAGACCAAAGCTGACGAGTAA
- a CDS encoding Maf family protein: protein MTRSLYLASSSKYRRELLARLQINFRCESPQIDETPKQGETPLDTCKRLAREKAMAVAAEHPASIVIGSDQVADVDGVAISKPGTHDRARAQLRSMSNKTIVFHTAVCVCCVETAQTIEFTVPTSVEFRELDAAEIERYLIAEEPYDCAGSAKSEGLGISLLKRVESSDPTALIGLPLIEVSSALRQFEVTLP from the coding sequence ATGACCCGTTCCCTGTATTTAGCATCCAGTTCCAAGTACCGGCGTGAGCTTTTGGCGCGCCTGCAAATCAATTTCCGGTGTGAATCCCCCCAAATCGATGAAACCCCCAAACAGGGAGAAACACCGCTGGATACCTGCAAGCGCCTGGCGCGAGAAAAAGCCATGGCTGTGGCTGCCGAGCACCCCGCTTCGATTGTAATCGGTTCGGACCAGGTTGCAGATGTGGATGGTGTGGCGATCAGCAAGCCCGGCACACACGACCGCGCACGCGCCCAACTGCGCAGCATGAGCAACAAAACGATCGTATTTCACACGGCTGTATGCGTCTGCTGTGTTGAAACAGCCCAAACCATTGAATTCACAGTGCCCACCTCGGTAGAGTTTCGTGAATTGGATGCAGCCGAAATTGAACGCTATCTGATTGCCGAGGAGCCCTACGATTGCGCCGGCTCAGCAAAAAGTGAGGGACTTGGTATCTCTTTGCTAAAAAGAGTGGAATCCAGCGACCCAACTGCCTTGATTGGATTGCCTCTAATAGAAGTGTCCAGTGCCTTGAGACAGTTTGAAGTGACGCTGCCCTGA
- a CDS encoding SAM-dependent methyltransferase — protein MLHLVPSPLSQKTPKAPLLQADLHLVQQCKVWLVENAKPARAALGDFNMPVAIRDLQILEISKLDLNQRSALIEQCKAGEPIAVMSDAGCPGVADPGAEIVALAHKMGCPVNPLVGPSSILLALMGSGLNGQSFRFHGYPPLEPAQRDIWIKQTERESKSQNCTQLVIETPFRNDKLIEALLKQLSDSTLLCVGWDLTGDDQFIQTKTVANWRKQPPAPGKLPCLFLWLA, from the coding sequence ATGCTTCACCTTGTTCCCAGCCCCTTAAGCCAGAAAACGCCCAAAGCCCCATTATTGCAGGCCGACTTGCACCTGGTTCAGCAATGCAAAGTCTGGCTGGTTGAAAATGCCAAGCCCGCGCGCGCTGCCTTGGGAGATTTCAACATGCCTGTGGCCATTCGGGATTTACAGATCCTGGAAATATCCAAACTTGACCTGAATCAACGGTCTGCGCTGATTGAGCAGTGCAAAGCGGGCGAGCCTATTGCAGTAATGAGTGATGCAGGCTGCCCCGGCGTGGCCGACCCCGGCGCTGAAATTGTAGCTTTGGCCCACAAGATGGGCTGCCCGGTGAACCCGTTGGTGGGACCCAGTTCAATATTGCTGGCCCTGATGGGCAGCGGGCTGAATGGTCAAAGTTTTCGTTTTCACGGCTACCCTCCTCTTGAGCCCGCCCAGCGCGATATCTGGATCAAGCAAACAGAGCGTGAGTCCAAATCCCAGAACTGCACACAATTGGTGATCGAAACCCCCTTTCGAAATGACAAACTGATTGAGGCTTTATTAAAGCAACTCTCAGACAGTACCTTGCTGTGTGTTGGGTGGGATTTGACTGGCGATGATCAGTTTATCCAGACCAAAACTGTTGCCAACTGGAGAAAGCAACCGCCTGCGCCGGGGAAACTGCCCTGTCTTTTCCTGTGGCTGGCCTGA
- a CDS encoding YceD family protein, producing MRHKGPLKQFDEFDAWSFSRSGERIRSDEVKFDFPRLAGDESISASHVENWEISGRINAKSESVIRFQGRFSAEFSCVVCGSGVQHVIDFDRHLVLVTSESQADVYDEETLDEQTDVVACPGAINLRDWLEDEILLACPMFPKHDACSDVAGRSWRDSESDEDTDDHQDDTAGDTKQEVQRPFANLGDLLKGSKK from the coding sequence ATGCGGCACAAAGGCCCACTAAAACAGTTTGACGAATTCGACGCATGGTCGTTTTCTCGCTCGGGCGAACGCATTCGCAGTGATGAAGTGAAGTTTGACTTCCCCAGACTGGCTGGTGACGAAAGCATATCAGCCAGTCATGTTGAAAATTGGGAAATTTCCGGGCGAATCAACGCCAAGTCTGAGAGCGTAATCCGGTTTCAAGGCCGGTTTTCTGCCGAGTTTTCTTGCGTAGTATGTGGTTCTGGCGTGCAGCACGTCATCGACTTTGATCGTCATTTGGTGCTGGTTACTTCAGAATCCCAAGCTGATGTTTACGATGAAGAGACACTTGACGAGCAAACTGATGTGGTTGCATGCCCGGGTGCGATAAACTTGCGCGACTGGCTCGAAGACGAAATACTGTTGGCTTGTCCAATGTTTCCAAAGCATGATGCTTGCTCGGATGTTGCGGGGCGGTCATGGCGGGACAGCGAATCCGACGAAGATACTGATGATCACCAGGATGACACTGCTGGTGATACAAAACAGGAAGTACAGCGTCCTTTTGCCAACCTGGGCGATTTGCTCAAGGGCAGCAAAAAGTAA